The following proteins come from a genomic window of Micromonospora echinofusca:
- a CDS encoding alpha/beta hydrolase has protein sequence MSTPIRASSILPGHREDIELHTADGLRLVGELARPLDREPVGTLVCLHPLPTHGGMMDSHVFRKAAWRLPALADLAVLRFNTRGTSSLRGTSEGAFDNAVGERFDVAATIEYAEFHELPNIWLLGWSFGTDLTLKYGCDPAVVGAILLSPPLRFSAPADLEHWAESGKPLTALVPEFDDYLRPEEARERFAAVPQAEVVGVPGAKHLWVGDAETVLDEVVRRVNPAAAVPLPTTWDGPMETGDVSAYADRTVASFADRPVPGPPAGQAG, from the coding sequence GTGAGCACACCGATCCGCGCGTCCTCCATCCTGCCCGGCCACCGGGAGGACATCGAGCTGCACACCGCCGACGGTCTGCGGCTGGTCGGCGAGTTGGCCCGGCCGCTGGACCGTGAGCCGGTGGGCACCCTCGTCTGCCTGCACCCACTGCCGACGCACGGCGGAATGATGGACAGCCACGTGTTCCGCAAGGCGGCGTGGCGGCTGCCGGCCCTGGCCGACCTGGCGGTGCTCCGCTTCAACACCCGGGGCACCAGCAGCCTGCGTGGCACCAGCGAGGGGGCGTTCGACAACGCGGTCGGCGAGCGCTTCGACGTCGCCGCCACCATCGAGTACGCCGAGTTCCACGAGTTGCCGAACATCTGGCTGCTGGGCTGGTCGTTCGGCACCGACCTGACCCTCAAGTACGGCTGCGACCCGGCCGTCGTCGGGGCGATCCTGCTCTCCCCGCCGCTGCGCTTCTCCGCGCCGGCGGACCTGGAGCACTGGGCGGAGTCCGGCAAGCCGCTGACCGCGCTGGTACCCGAGTTCGACGACTACCTGCGCCCCGAGGAGGCCCGGGAGCGCTTCGCGGCGGTGCCGCAGGCCGAGGTGGTCGGGGTGCCCGGGGCGAAGCACCTCTGGGTCGGCGACGCCGAGACCGTGCTGGACGAGGTGGTCCGCCGGGTCAACCCGGCCGCCGCCGTGCCGCTGCCGACGACCTGGGACGGCCCGATGGAGACCGGCGACGTCAGCGCGTACGCCGACCGGACCGTGGCCTCCTTCGCGGACCGCCCGGTGCCCGGCCCGCCCGCCGGCCAGGCCGGCTGA
- a CDS encoding AI-2E family transporter, which translates to MADDGPTASSGGRESASTPGPGDGSRKPEHATAPEHHTRPSGTTDGGEPTTGTTDRSEPTAGTTDRSEPTTGTTDGGQPATGSTDHGQRATGATDRSEPEANGSSRFGTPGRPLKRSSFLVGFTGAAGVLLAYALYLGLRNAAGILVLVVIALFLAVGLHPAVVRLRSWGLPHGIAVAVVALTVVLLLCGGVFALVPPIVTQSGQFIEQLPSYLEALRRNETVNDLVVRYDLMERLQNAANADTVGQALGGVLGGAQLLFGTVFRGLTVLVLTIYFLAYFDRLRDLGYSLVPRSRRERVQLIGDEILTKVGAYMVGALSIAVLAGISTYVFALIVGLPYPFALAVVVAVTDLIPQIGATMGAVIVSLVGFATDLPVGIACAVFFLIYQQVENYLIYPKIMRRSVAVNEVAALVAALLGVSLLGVVGALIAIPAVAAFQLILREVVLPRQESR; encoded by the coding sequence ATGGCGGACGACGGACCGACGGCGTCGAGCGGCGGCCGGGAGTCCGCCAGCACCCCGGGACCGGGCGACGGGAGCCGAAAGCCGGAGCACGCCACCGCGCCCGAGCACCACACCCGGCCCTCGGGCACCACGGACGGCGGCGAGCCGACGACGGGCACCACGGACCGCAGCGAGCCGACGGCGGGCACCACGGACCGCAGCGAGCCGACGACGGGCACCACGGACGGCGGTCAGCCCGCAACGGGGAGCACGGACCACGGCCAGCGGGCCACCGGTGCCACGGACCGCAGCGAGCCGGAGGCGAACGGGTCGAGCCGGTTCGGTACGCCGGGACGGCCGCTGAAGCGCAGCAGCTTCCTGGTCGGCTTCACCGGCGCGGCGGGGGTGCTGCTGGCGTACGCCCTCTATCTGGGCCTGCGCAACGCGGCCGGCATCCTGGTCCTGGTGGTCATCGCGCTCTTCCTCGCGGTCGGCCTGCACCCCGCGGTGGTCCGGTTGCGCTCCTGGGGGCTGCCGCACGGCATCGCCGTGGCGGTGGTCGCGCTGACGGTCGTGCTGCTGCTCTGCGGTGGCGTGTTCGCCCTGGTGCCGCCGATCGTCACCCAGAGCGGGCAGTTCATCGAGCAGCTGCCGAGCTACCTGGAGGCGTTGCGCCGCAACGAGACGGTCAACGACCTGGTGGTCCGGTACGACCTCATGGAACGGTTGCAGAACGCGGCCAACGCCGACACCGTCGGGCAGGCCCTCGGCGGGGTGCTCGGCGGCGCCCAACTGCTCTTCGGCACGGTCTTCCGGGGGCTGACCGTGCTGGTGCTGACCATCTACTTCCTGGCCTACTTCGACCGGCTGCGCGACCTGGGCTACTCGCTGGTGCCCCGCTCGCGCCGGGAGCGGGTGCAGCTCATCGGGGACGAGATCCTGACCAAGGTGGGTGCGTACATGGTCGGCGCGCTCAGCATCGCGGTGCTGGCCGGGATCTCCACGTACGTGTTCGCGCTGATCGTCGGGCTGCCGTACCCGTTCGCGCTGGCCGTGGTGGTCGCGGTCACGGACCTGATCCCGCAGATCGGCGCGACCATGGGGGCGGTGATCGTCAGCCTGGTCGGATTCGCCACGGACCTGCCGGTCGGCATCGCCTGCGCGGTGTTCTTCCTGATCTACCAGCAGGTGGAGAACTACCTGATCTATCCGAAGATCATGCGCCGGTCGGTGGCGGTCAACGAGGTGGCCGCCCTGGTGGCCGCCCTGCTCGGGGTCTCCCTGCTGGGTGTGGTGGGCGCGCTCATCGCGATCCCGGCGGTGGCCGCGTTCCAGCTCATCCTGCGGGAGGTGGTCCTGCCCCGGCAGGAGTCCCGCTGA
- a CDS encoding coiled-coil domain-containing protein — protein sequence MSHGEELFALGGDVTTEPSFESALRGYEKRQVDRYVARAEHEIAALAAEREQAYTQIHKLAGQVEVLQRDLAQARKSSGALENVSYRHLGPRVEQILTIAEEQADAILAAANEEIEARRAAAEHIVDEAREQAATALKDFEIALAARRTEEERHSAARRAEADAAVRAAKEEAARLRKAAQDALAKAQQEATQLRDAAKEIHQRAQQEATKLREAAKEVHAKAQQEATQLREAAKEVHAKAQQEAKRLVDQATEAGRATHAKAQRDAKQIIDDAADAGRATREKARQEAERLTTQAAETAKRNRAETEAYVQRMRTETEAYVQHARAQTQQELGAWRAGVEQEVNNRREAADRELTQRRATAEQEFTARRDELEKQYKTRLAELDKQHTSRHDELESEFEARRTALETEYTARRNEIEQGAATVRQAAEQDALTMRQRAEEEAAALLGRAESEAAEKRRRADEHAATSRRQFEEYAATTQQHLATTQQHLAATQQEAAASRQQLAQVMLEIAQAQQELADLRQETWKSRQESDELQRQVAELRLGVLGAADRPGGADGAVAPVVAGGKPSPATANGGRPRPDAAKASAEAAPAGGDAADKAPVGAGAVPVGADKAKAGAGAADKAPVGADKAPVGADKAPVGADKAPVGADKAPVGAGTTDKAPVGAGAGTTGAAEGASSSGEKPAAGKVEPEDAGQPAKGRIEPADTGQPTNGKVATVTTVDGGTASAGVDGEPTVAAVPGEGGRGATPTKITSTGENGKRPAKPTTDERSAKPSKVVVDKD from the coding sequence ATGTCGCACGGCGAGGAACTGTTCGCTCTCGGCGGGGACGTGACCACGGAGCCCAGCTTCGAGTCCGCTCTGCGGGGGTACGAGAAACGACAGGTCGACCGGTACGTCGCTCGCGCGGAGCACGAGATCGCGGCCTTGGCGGCCGAGCGGGAACAGGCCTACACACAGATCCACAAGCTGGCCGGCCAGGTCGAGGTGCTCCAACGCGACCTCGCCCAGGCGCGCAAGTCGTCCGGGGCGTTGGAGAACGTCTCCTACCGGCACCTGGGCCCGCGGGTCGAGCAGATCCTCACCATCGCCGAGGAGCAGGCCGACGCGATCCTGGCCGCCGCCAACGAGGAGATCGAAGCTCGCCGGGCCGCCGCCGAGCACATCGTGGACGAGGCCCGCGAGCAGGCCGCCACTGCCCTCAAGGACTTCGAGATCGCGTTGGCCGCCCGCCGGACGGAGGAGGAGCGGCACAGCGCCGCCCGCAGGGCCGAGGCGGACGCCGCGGTCAGGGCGGCCAAGGAGGAGGCCGCCCGGCTGCGCAAGGCCGCCCAGGACGCGCTGGCCAAGGCCCAGCAGGAGGCCACCCAGCTGCGGGACGCGGCGAAGGAGATCCACCAGCGGGCCCAGCAGGAGGCGACCAAGCTGCGCGAGGCGGCCAAGGAGGTGCACGCCAAGGCCCAGCAGGAGGCCACCCAGCTGCGCGAGGCCGCCAAGGAGGTGCACGCCAAGGCCCAGCAGGAGGCCAAGCGCCTGGTCGACCAGGCCACCGAGGCCGGCCGGGCCACCCACGCCAAGGCGCAGCGCGACGCCAAGCAGATCATCGACGACGCCGCCGACGCCGGGCGGGCCACCCGGGAGAAGGCCCGCCAGGAGGCGGAGCGGCTCACCACGCAGGCGGCCGAGACCGCCAAGCGCAACCGCGCCGAGACCGAGGCCTACGTGCAGCGGATGCGCACCGAGACCGAGGCGTACGTGCAGCACGCCCGGGCCCAGACGCAGCAGGAGCTGGGCGCCTGGCGGGCCGGGGTGGAGCAGGAGGTCAACAACCGGCGCGAGGCCGCGGACCGCGAGCTGACCCAGCGCCGCGCGACGGCCGAGCAGGAGTTCACCGCACGCCGCGACGAGTTGGAGAAGCAGTACAAGACCCGTCTCGCCGAGCTGGACAAGCAGCACACGAGCCGGCACGACGAGCTGGAGTCGGAGTTCGAGGCGCGCCGCACCGCCCTGGAGACGGAGTACACCGCCCGCCGGAACGAGATCGAGCAGGGTGCCGCCACCGTCCGCCAGGCCGCCGAGCAGGACGCCCTGACGATGCGCCAGCGGGCCGAGGAGGAGGCCGCGGCGCTGCTCGGCCGGGCCGAGTCGGAGGCGGCCGAGAAGCGCCGCAGGGCCGACGAGCACGCGGCGACGTCGCGCCGGCAGTTCGAGGAGTACGCGGCCACGACCCAGCAGCACCTGGCCACCACCCAGCAGCATCTCGCCGCCACCCAACAGGAGGCCGCCGCGAGCCGCCAGCAGCTCGCCCAGGTGATGCTGGAGATCGCCCAGGCCCAGCAGGAGCTGGCCGACCTGCGGCAGGAGACCTGGAAGTCCCGGCAGGAGTCCGACGAGCTCCAGCGCCAGGTGGCGGAGCTGCGGTTGGGCGTACTCGGCGCGGCCGACCGGCCGGGCGGAGCGGACGGCGCCGTCGCCCCGGTCGTGGCGGGCGGCAAGCCTTCGCCGGCCACGGCGAACGGCGGCAGGCCCCGTCCCGACGCGGCCAAGGCCTCGGCGGAGGCGGCCCCGGCCGGCGGGGACGCCGCCGACAAGGCCCCGGTCGGTGCGGGCGCTGTCCCGGTCGGCGCGGACAAGGCCAAGGCGGGCGCGGGCGCGGCGGACAAGGCCCCGGTCGGCGCGGACAAGGCCCCGGTCGGTGCGGACAAGGCCCCGGTCGGTGCGGACAAGGCCCCGGTCGGTGCGGACAAGGCCCCGGTCGGTGCGGGCACGACGGACAAGGCCCCGGTCGGTGCGGGCGCCGGGACGACGGGCGCCGCGGAGGGCGCGTCCTCCTCGGGTGAGAAGCCCGCTGCCGGCAAGGTGGAGCCCGAGGATGCCGGGCAGCCGGCCAAGGGCCGGATCGAGCCGGCGGACACCGGGCAGCCGACCAACGGCAAGGTCGCCACCGTGACCACCGTCGACGGGGGCACGGCCAGTGCCGGCGTGGACGGAGAGCCGACCGTGGCGGCGGTACCCGGCGAGGGCGGCCGGGGCGCGACCCCGACGAAGATCACCAGCACGGGCGAGAACGGCAAGCGCCCGGCCAAGCCGACCACCGACGAGCGCAGCGCCAAGCCGAGCAAGGTGGTCGTCGACAAGGACTGA